Within the Anaerotignum faecicola genome, the region ATAGCCACTCTTGATATCAATTGTTGCGGTTTCCTCCGCCAGTACATTGCTGACCGCAATATAATCGCCATCCAGCGTCAGTGTCGCATCCGTCAGGGGATAAGAAAAGCCCTGTAGCGTAATGCCTGTGACCTCCATGGAAAGGGGCAGTGTGGAAACCAAATCCCCCACCTTGCCATGCAGTGTCAGGTGCTGATCAATCACCTCTACACAGTTTTTATCATCCACCAAACGCGCACGCACGCCCTTTTTCAGAAGAGAAAGCAGATAATGCGCATTGGCAAGCGTATGGTCAAATCTGTCCCCAATACCGCCGAACAGCACAAGGTCTGTCGCGCCCAGCTCCAGTGCCAGAATAATCCCAAGCTCCATGTCGGTTTCGTTTTTTCTGGTCGGGAACTGCCGAATGGGGATATTTTTCGCCTTATAATATTCCAGAACCTCCGAGGCTGTGGAATCAAAATCCCCTACGATATAATCGGGGTCAATGCCCAGTGCCTTTGCATGACGCATCCCTGCATCGCAGCAGATGACCGCATCTGCGCCATCCATATAGCTCTCACAAAAGCTGTAATCTCTGATTTCCGCTCCCGCAAAAAGAATTACCTTCATCGTTATTCATACTCCTTAAAAATGTCCAGAAAGCCCTTTGCCGCGCCTGCAATATCCTCCTTGCCGAATACCGCAGAGCCTGCAACAATCACGTTTGCGCCTGCATCCAGAACCTCGCGCACATTATCGAGTGTCACGCCGCCGTCTACCTCAATATCGAACTCCAGACCCAGCTCCTTTTTCCATTCTGCCAGCTGTCTGATTTTAGAAACATGCTGTGCCATGAATTTCTGTCCGCCAAAGCCGGGCTCAACCGTCATGACCAGAACCATATCCACATCCTTCAGGAAGGGATATACCACCTCAACAGGCGTTCTGGGGTTAATGGTAATGCCTGCCTTTGCGCCCGTTGCCTTAATCTGCTGAATCACCTCTGCGGGATATTTCGTTGCCTCCACATGGA harbors:
- a CDS encoding thiamine diphosphokinase, yielding MKVILFAGAEIRDYSFCESYMDGADAVICCDAGMRHAKALGIDPDYIVGDFDSTASEVLEYYKAKNIPIRQFPTRKNETDMELGIILALELGATDLVLFGGIGDRFDHTLANAHYLLSLLKKGVRARLVDDKNCVEVIDQHLTLHGKVGDLVSTLPLSMEVTGITLQGFSYPLTDATLTLDGDYIAVSNVLAEETATIDIKSGYLYVIRSRD
- the rpe gene encoding ribulose-phosphate 3-epimerase; amino-acid sequence: MKTKLSPSMLSIDFGKVAEQLKLVEDAGTQYIHLDVMDGIFVPNISFGIPVIKSIRKHSNMVFDAHLMIVEPEKYVEEFRKAGADIINFHVEATKYPAEVIQQIKATGAKAGITINPRTPVEVVYPFLKDVDMVLVMTVEPGFGGQKFMAQHVSKIRQLAEWKKELGLEFDIEVDGGVTLDNVREVLDAGANVIVAGSAVFGKEDIAGAAKGFLDIFKEYE